A single region of the Hippoglossus hippoglossus isolate fHipHip1 chromosome 17, fHipHip1.pri, whole genome shotgun sequence genome encodes:
- the exoc3 gene encoding exocyst complex component 3 yields the protein MEETSREAVATAVQRVAGMLQRSDQLDKVEQYRRREARKKASVEARLKAAIQSQLDGVRTGLTQLHSALLDVKDIQSSLADVSKDWRQSINTIENLKDVKDAVVQHSQLASAVENLKNIFSVPEIVAETQQLIEQADLLQAHRKLIELECSRDDLMYEQYRMDSRNTSDMNLISIYFEDVQGLSDELAKQLWMVLQRSMVTVRRDPTMLVSVVRIIEREEKIDRRMVDRKKQTGFIPPGRPKQWKDKMFVVLEGTVSTRIEGSQSVTRDEDKMWLVRLLEITRKYVLDDLIVVKNLMVQCFPPHYNTSNRFFSLYHNAVSTRVKELAAEDLEANEIVSMLTWVLNTYKSVEMMGHPELHSECDINQLEPLLPQDVVNDLLSKYVKTFTSNITGWLRKALETDKKDWQKETEPEADQDGYYQTTLPAIAFQMFEQNLQVAAQIDGDFKEQVLKLCLKQMNTFLIRYREEAMAYKEDHLRDRKLPLCYVQYMIAIINNCQTFKESINSLKRKYSQSLDATDSDAAIERTLNEVAKEGCQFLLDEVFLDLENHLNELLTRKWLIGSHAVDTICVTVEDYFNDFNKIKKPFNQEMTSEALRRVVVEYIKAVMQKRITFKNADERREGAERMIKEADQFKFLFRKLAAGEDTDRLCGAITAIAEVFKLTDPTLLYLEVTTLLSKYPDIREEHIQALLAVRGDASREMRQMIIGTLSENKVSYSGITQPIFKDITVPTMTMTTMTTMTSMATAKLLK from the exons ATGGAGGAGACAAGTCGGGAGGCGGTTGCCACCGCAGTGCAGCGGGTGGCAGGAATGCTGCAGAGATCTGATCAGCTGGACAAAGTGGAGCAGTACAGACGAAGAGAGGCTCGCAAAAAGGCCTCAGTGGAAGCCAGGCTGAAG GCAGCCATCCAGTCCCAGTTGGATGGCGTTCGCACTGGTCTGACCCAGCTGCACAGTGCCCTGCTGGATGTCAAAGATATCCAGAGCTCATTGGCTGATGTGAGTAAGGATTGGAGGCAGAGCATCAACACCATTGAGAACCTGAAAGATGTCAAAGATGCTGTAGTTCAACACAGTCAGCTGGCCTCCGCTGTGGAAAaccttaaaaacattttctctg tacCTGAAATTGTTGCTGAGACGCAGCAACTGATAGAGCAGGCAGACCTGCTGCAAGCCCACAGGAAGCTGATAGAGCTGGAGTGTTCACGGGATGACCTCATGTATGAGCAGTATCGTATGGACAGCAGGAACACCAGTGACATGAACCTCATCTCGATCTACTTTGAAGAT GTTCAGGGCTTGTCAGATGAGCTGGCAAAACAGTTATGGATGGTACTGCAGAGGTCCATGGTAACAGTTCGCCGTGACCCTACTATGCTGGTGTCAGTGGTTCGTATCattgagagggaggagaagatcGATCGGCGTATGGTTGACCGTAAAAAGCAGACTGGGTTCATCCCACCTGGGCGACCCAAACAATGGAAGGACAAGATGTTTGTG GTGTTGGAGGGAACAGTCAGCACTCGCATTGAGGGCTCCCAGTCGGTGACAAGAGATGAAGATAAAATGTGGCTGGTTCGTCTTCTCGAAATAACCAGGAAATATGTTCTGGATGACCTCATTGTTGTCAAGAACCTCATGGTGCAGTGCTTTCCCCCACACTACAACACTTCCAACAG GTTTTTCAGTCTCTACCACAATGCTGTGTCCACTCGTGTCAAAGAACTGGCTGCTGAGGACTTGGAGGCAAATGAGATCGTGTCCATGTTAACCTGGGTTCTCAACACATACAAGAG TGTGGAGATGATGGGCCATCCAGAGCTCCATTCAGAGTGTGACATCAACCAGCTGGAACCTCTGCTGCCTCAGGATGTGGTGAATGACCTGCTCAGCAAATATGTCAAGACTTTTACA TCAAATATAACAGGCTGGCTGAGGAAGGCCCTGGAAACCGATAAAAAAGACTGGCAGAAAGAAACGGAGCCTGAGGCTGACCAAGACGGATACTACCAGACCACACTGCCTGCCATTGCATTTCAG ATGTTTGAGCAGAACCTTCAAGTTGCTGCACAGATTGATGGGGATTTCAAAGAGCAAGTTCTGAAGCTGTGCCTGAAACAGATGAACACTTTCCTCATCag GTACAGAGAAGAGGCAATGGCCTACAAAGAAGACCACTTGAGAGACAGAAAGCTGCCTCTGTGTTACGTCCAGTACATGATAGCCATCATCAACAACTGCCAGACATTCAA GGAGTCCATCAACAGTCTGAAGAGGAAGTACTCTCAGTCACTAGATGCCACTGACAGTGATGCTGCTATAGAAAGGACGCTCAATGAGGTGGCTAAGGAGGGATGTCAGTTCCTATTGGACGAAGTCTTTCTAGACCTTGAA AATCACCTGAATGAGCTGCTGACCAGGAAGTGGCTGATAGGCTCTCATGCTGTGGACACTATCTGTGTGACAGTGGAGGACTACTTTAATGACTTCAACAAGATAAAGAAACCCTTCAATCAG GAGATGACAAGTGAGGCCCTGCGCAGGGTGGTGGTGGAGTACATTAAAGCAGTGATGCAGAAGAGGATCACCTTCAAAAACGCTgatgagaggagggaaggagcagAGAGGATGATCAAAGAGGCTGATCAGTTCAAGTTCCTCTTCAGAAAACTGGCTGCT GGTGAAGACACAGACCGTCTTTGCGGAGCCATCACTGCCATTGCAGAAGTTTTTAAGCTGACTGACCCCACACTACTGTACCTTGAAGTCACCACTCTCTTGTCCAAATATCCTGAcatcag GGAGGAGCACATCCAGGCATTGCTGGCAGTGCGTGGTGATGCCAGCAGGGAGATGCGCCAGATGATCATTGGGACTCTGAGTGAGAACAAAGTGTCCTACTCTGGTATCACACAGCCCATCTTCAAAGACATCACCGTGCCCACCATGACGATGACAACAATGACTACCATGACCTCCATGGCAACTGCAAAGCTGctcaaataa
- the LOC117777798 gene encoding dnaJ homolog subfamily B member 6-like, which translates to MVEYYQVLGVRRDSSADDIKKAYRKLALRWHPDKNPENKDDAEKKFKELSEAYEVLSDVNKRSIYDQYGKEGLTGSNGGRGGHFHNGDHFHDQFTFRNPEDVFREFFGGRDPFANFFGADPFSEDPFFGSSRQHQGRANRHRTGGSFFGGFVGFPPFGAGFSHFDPGFGSFGTMGTMGTMGHMGHMGHMSPMGSLGGGGFTSFSSTSFGGGGGGGGMGNFRSVSTSSKIINGRKITTKRIVENGQERVEVEEDGHLRSLTINGMEQPLRLEHK; encoded by the exons ATGGTGGAATACTACCAGGTGTTAGGAGTACGGAGGGATTCGTCTGCAGATGACATAAAGAAAGC GTACAGGAAGTTGGCCCTGAGGTGGCACCCTGATAAAAACCCAGAGAACAAGGACGACGCTGAAAAGAAGTTCAAGGAGCTGTCAGAGGCTTACGAAGTCTTGTCAGATG TAAACAAGAGGAGCATATATGATCAATATGGCAAAGAGGGACTGACGGGGAGTAATGGAGGAAGAG GGGGTCACTTCCACAATGGAGATCATTTCCATGATCAATTCACATTCCGCAACCCAGAAGATGTCTTCAGGGAATTCTTCGGTGGCAGGGACCCATTTGCTAACTTTTTTG GTGCAGATCCTTTCAGTGAGGATCCTTTTTTTGGCAGCAGCCGGCAGCACCAAGGTCGGGCGAATCGCCATAGGACAGGGGGCTCATTTTTTGGAGGCTTTGTTGGTTTTCCACCCTTTGGTGCTGgcttttcacattttgaccCGG GCTTTGGTTCTTTTGGCACCATGGGCACCATGGGCACCATGGGTCATATGGGTCACATGGGTCACATGTCACCAATGGGCAGTCTGGGAGGTGGAGGCTtcacctctttttcctccacatcctttgggggaggaggaggtggaggagggatgggCAACTTCCGCtctgtgtccacttcctccaagATCATCAATGGCAGGAAGATCACTACTAAA AGAATTGTGGAGAATGGTCAGGAgcgggtggaggtggaggaggacgggCACTTGCGGTCATTAACCATTAATGGTATGGAGCAGCCACTGCGACTGGAACACAAGTAA